One Bacteroidota bacterium genomic region harbors:
- a CDS encoding thioredoxin family protein yields MELIRTNIKILGTGCPKCHTLEKETINAIAELNVKAEVLLVDDIIKIMNYGVMKTPGLVINEKLVLSGRIPNKEELKKIIQDNI; encoded by the coding sequence ATGGAACTAATAAGAACAAATATTAAGATTTTAGGGACTGGATGTCCGAAATGTCATACGCTCGAGAAAGAAACTATTAATGCCATTGCCGAACTAAATGTAAAAGCAGAGGTTTTGTTAGTTGATGATATTATTAAAATAATGAACTATGGCGTGATGAAAACCCCCGGCTTGGTTATCAACGAAAAGTTAGTTTTAAGCGGGCGAATTCCGAATAAGGAGGAACTAAAGAAAATAATTCAAGATAATATATAA
- a CDS encoding sulfite exporter TauE/SafE family protein has protein sequence MEFLQEWFSSANLPLLSAFLLGIMTAISPCPLATNITAIAFISKDLENKNRVFISGLIYTLGRAIAYTSLGLLFFFGASQFELGGFFQSNGEKFLGPLLIIIGILMLDIIRINFPGFSKLTKKYEEKGTNSYWSVLFIGILFALAFCPYSGVLFFGMLIPITITSAKGLYLPIVFAIATGLPVIIISYLLAYTISGIGNFYNKVKLFEKWFRRVVAVLFIGVGIYYMVLFFFI, from the coding sequence ATGGAATTTCTTCAAGAATGGTTTTCCAGTGCAAATTTGCCTTTATTATCGGCCTTTTTGTTGGGAATTATGACGGCCATCAGTCCATGTCCGTTAGCAACAAATATTACTGCTATTGCATTTATCAGCAAGGATCTGGAAAATAAAAACAGAGTATTTATCAGTGGTCTGATCTATACTTTAGGTCGGGCCATAGCCTATACATCCTTAGGCTTGTTATTCTTTTTTGGTGCTTCACAGTTTGAGTTGGGAGGCTTTTTCCAATCAAATGGAGAGAAATTTCTAGGGCCACTATTAATTATTATAGGCATCCTGATGTTAGATATCATCCGAATCAATTTTCCGGGCTTTAGCAAACTCACAAAAAAATATGAAGAGAAAGGAACAAACTCATACTGGAGTGTTTTGTTTATTGGGATCTTATTTGCGTTGGCTTTTTGTCCCTACAGTGGTGTTTTGTTTTTCGGAATGCTTATTCCTATTACAATAACTTCTGCAAAAGGCTTGTATTTGCCCATCGTTTTTGCTATTGCAACTGGGCTACCTGTTATCATTATATCTTATTTATTAGCTTATACAATATCAGGTATTGGTAATTTTTACAACAAAGTGAAGCTATTTGAAAAATGGTTCAGACGAGTGGTTGCCGTATTATTTATAGGTGTAGGTATATATTATATGGTCCTTTTCTTTTTTATTTAA
- a CDS encoding thioredoxin, protein MQLLLISIITILLSIPSQSLDTAIMQKGDNPQLKVYYFHGERRCFTCNSIEKHTKTTLDTYFAKEIEKGLITYEVINIDKAENKAIARKFNVISSSLFIEKKIAVGYEKLNLTNFAFSNGKNETKYIAEFKKKLDELLK, encoded by the coding sequence ATGCAACTATTACTCATCAGTATTATTACAATTTTATTGAGTATCCCCTCCCAAAGTTTGGATACAGCTATTATGCAAAAAGGAGATAATCCTCAATTAAAAGTATATTATTTTCATGGTGAAAGAAGATGCTTTACATGCAATTCAATTGAAAAGCATACCAAGACCACCTTGGATACTTATTTTGCTAAAGAAATTGAAAAAGGACTGATTACCTATGAGGTAATCAATATTGATAAAGCCGAGAACAAAGCAATTGCTAGAAAATTCAATGTAATTTCCTCATCTCTTTTTATTGAGAAAAAAATAGCTGTGGGTTATGAGAAATTAAATCTGACCAATTTTGCTTTTTCTAATGGAAAAAATGAAACCAAGTATATAGCAGAATTCAAGAAAAAACTTGATGAATTATTAAAATAG
- a CDS encoding winged helix-turn-helix transcriptional regulator, translating to MDYSDEHIKLARFAKALGHPARVKIMEILANQSCCYSGDIFEELPIARSTLSQHLKELKDSGLIQGEISPPKIKYCVNADNWVQAKKLIDNLFIDRNISC from the coding sequence ATGGACTATTCAGATGAACATATTAAGCTTGCCCGATTTGCCAAAGCATTGGGACATCCTGCAAGAGTGAAAATCATGGAGATATTAGCCAATCAATCTTGTTGTTATAGTGGAGATATATTCGAAGAGTTACCAATTGCCCGTTCAACTCTTTCACAGCATTTAAAAGAATTAAAAGACTCAGGCTTGATACAAGGTGAAATTAGTCCGCCTAAAATCAAATATTGTGTTAATGCTGATAATTGGGTGCAGGCCAAGAAACTGATCGATAATTTATTTATAGATAGAAATATAAGTTGCTAA
- a CDS encoding efflux RND transporter periplasmic adaptor subunit: MNKFYILLIPAFSLVFFASCNKNNEPENLEAFDSNSNEIVFTKEQLKEAGIEFGQIEKKLLSYDIKAKGKLTVSPEKHAFVSSMIGAQVKTIFVVKGSYVSKGQDLAKLSHPDIIELQQNYLNTKSAFEQKEKEYQRQKVLKTDNINSAKDFEETEKEYLSAQANYFGSKAKLELLHISISNLNSGIIAKEFALKSPINGYINEIFITNGAFAETNMPLFEIMDISSLLIEISVFEKDILKIKKGQRITFTLANVKHNELEANVIAIGGSVEPNANVVKVLAAFDNPDKQFIPGMFVAASIHTDEKLFDALPESGVIQINSKHFIYYTESSSHTNDITFKRAEVNIGFKEDGFIAVTVNSKIPKNARIVTNGGYFIKASALNLEE, from the coding sequence ATGAATAAATTTTACATCTTACTAATCCCAGCATTTTCTCTAGTATTTTTTGCTTCATGTAACAAGAATAATGAACCTGAAAATTTAGAAGCATTTGACTCAAATTCCAATGAAATTGTTTTTACAAAAGAGCAATTAAAAGAAGCAGGTATTGAGTTTGGTCAGATCGAAAAGAAGTTATTGTCATACGACATTAAAGCAAAAGGGAAGTTAACTGTTAGTCCAGAGAAACATGCATTTGTTAGCTCAATGATTGGTGCTCAGGTAAAAACCATATTTGTTGTCAAAGGATCCTATGTCTCAAAAGGCCAGGATTTGGCTAAGCTATCCCATCCTGACATAATTGAACTACAGCAAAATTATTTAAATACAAAAAGTGCATTTGAACAGAAAGAAAAAGAATACCAAAGACAAAAAGTGTTAAAAACCGACAATATTAACTCAGCAAAAGATTTTGAAGAAACAGAAAAAGAATACTTGTCGGCTCAGGCAAATTATTTTGGAAGCAAAGCAAAACTTGAACTTCTGCATATTTCAATAAGCAATCTTAATAGTGGCATAATAGCAAAAGAGTTTGCTTTGAAAAGCCCAATAAACGGGTATATCAATGAAATTTTTATTACTAATGGTGCATTTGCCGAAACCAATATGCCCTTGTTTGAAATTATGGATATCAGTAGTTTACTCATTGAGATTAGTGTTTTTGAAAAAGATATACTGAAGATTAAAAAAGGTCAGCGAATTACTTTTACACTGGCCAATGTTAAACATAATGAATTAGAGGCTAATGTAATTGCTATTGGAGGGTCAGTCGAACCAAATGCAAATGTGGTTAAAGTTTTAGCTGCCTTTGATAATCCCGACAAACAATTTATTCCTGGAATGTTTGTAGCAGCTTCCATTCATACTGATGAAAAACTATTTGATGCTTTACCCGAAAGTGGAGTTATTCAAATAAACAGCAAGCATTTTATATACTATACAGAGTCAAGCAGCCATACTAATGATATTACTTTTAAACGTGCAGAGGTCAATATTGGTTTTAAAGAAGATGGTTTTATCGCAGTAACAGTAAATAGCAAGATTCCAAAGAATGCTCGAATAGTAACAAATGGAGGATATTTCATCAAAGCATCTGCCCTCAATTTGGAAGAATGA